The following proteins are co-located in the Castor canadensis chromosome 5, mCasCan1.hap1v2, whole genome shotgun sequence genome:
- the Tbc1d20 gene encoding TBC1 domain family member 20: MALRRAQGDGPTFSRWDGAEKADFNAKRKKKVAEIYQALNSDPTDVAALRRMAISEGGLLNDEIRRKVWPKLLNVNTSDPPPESGKDLRQMSKDYQQVLLDVRRSLRRFPPGMPDEQREGLQEELIDIILVILERNPQLHYYQGYHDIVVTFLLVVGERLAVSLVEKLSTHHLRDFMDPTMDNTKHILSYLMPIIDQVNPELHDFMQSAEVGTIFALSWLITWFGHVLSDLRHVVRLYDFFLACHPLMPIYFAAVIVLYREQEVLDCDCDMASVHHLLSQIPQDLPYETLISRAGDLFVQFPPSELAREAAAQQQAERTAASTFEDFELASAQQRPDMVLRQRSRGLLRPEARTQDVLTKPRTSRFVKLAVMGLTVALGAAALAVVKSALEWAPKFQLQLFP; encoded by the exons ATTTTaatgccaaaaggaaaaagaaagtagcAGAGATATACCAGGCCCTGAACAGTGATCCCACTGACGTGGCTGCCCTCAGACGCATGGCTATCAGTGAAGGAGGGCTCCTGAATGATGAGATCAGAAGAAAAGTGTGGCCCAAGCTCCTCAATGTCAACACCAGTGACCCACCTCCTGAATCAG GGAAGGACCTACGGCAGATGAGCAAGGACTACCAACAAGTGCTGCTGGACGTCAGGCGGTCTTTACGGCGGTTCCCTCCTG GCATGCCAGATGAGCAGCGAGAGGGGCTCCAGGAGGAGCTGATTGACATCATCCTGGTGATCTTGGAGCGCAACCCTCAGCTGCACTACTACCAGGGCTACCATGACATCGTGGTTACCTTCCTGCTGGTGGTGGGCGAGAGGCTGGCAGTATCTCTGGTTGAAAAGTTGTCTACCCACCACCTCAG GGATTTCATGGATCCTACAATGGACAACACCAAGCACATATTAAGCTATCTGATGCCCATCATTGACCAGGTGAATCCAGAGCTCCATGACTTCATGCaaag TGCTGAAGTGGGGACCATCTTTGCCCTCAGCTGGCTCATCACCTGGTTTGGACATGTCCTGTCAGACTTAAGGCACGTTGTGCGGTTATATGACTTCTTCCTGGCCTGCCACCCACTGATGCCCATTTACTTTGCAGCTGTG ATCGTGTTGTATCGTGAGCAGGAAGTTCTGGACTGTGACTGTGACATGGCTTCAGTCCACCACCTGTTGTCCCAGATCCCTCAGGACCTTCCCTATGAGACGCTCATCAGCAGAGCAGGAGAcctctttgttcagtttcccCCTTCGGAACTCGCACGTGAGGCAGCCGCCCAGCAGCAAGCCGAGAG AACAGCAGCCTCTACCTTCGAAGACTTTGAGCTGGCATCAGCCCAGCAGAGGCCAGACATGGTGCTGCGGCAGCGGTCTCGGGGACTTCTGCGGCCTGAGGCTCGAACACAAGATGTCCTGACCAAACCAAGGACCAGCCGCTTTGTGAAACTGGCAGTGATGGGGCTGACGGTGGCACTGGGGGCTGCAGCGCTGGCAGTGGTGAAAAGTGCCCTGGAATGGGCCCCCAAGTTTCAGCTACAGCTGTTCCCCTGA